TACTACAACAAACCGTCGCAGGAGGGATTGTACCAACATTTCAAGGCGGTCGCGGACAGCACGCGCCTGCCCGTGATGCTGTACAACATCCAGGGCCGGACGTCCATCAACTGTGAGCCGACGACGATCGCGCGGTTGGCCCAGGTCCGCAACATCGTCGCGGTTAAAGAGGCGAGCGGTAGCCTCGATCAGATGTCGCAGATCCGGAAGCTCACGCCGCCGGCGTTCAAACTCTACAGCGGTGACGACAGCCTCACGCTGCCGCTGCTCGCGGTGGGCGGTGTCGGCATCGTGAGCGTGGCCGCGCACATCGCTGGCCGCGAGATCCGGGAGATGATCGACGCGTTCTTTGCGGGGAACGTTGGGCGGGCGACGGAACTCCACCTGCGGCTGCTGCCGCTGTTCAAGGTGCTGTTCATCACGTCGAACCCAACGCCCGTGAAGGCGGCGCTCGCGCTGACCGGGTTTGACGCGGGCGGCCTGCGGCTGCCGCTCATCGAGGCCACCGCGGCGGAGCGCGACCAGATCGCAGCGGTCCTCAGGCAGCTCGCGCTGACGCCGGTGGCGGCCTGAGCGACGGTCCGGCGCGCGTCACGGGCGACCGGCTCGAGGCGCTGCACGCCCGGATCCGTCGATGCCGCCGGTGCCCCCTGTGGCGCACGCGCACGCGGGCGGTGCCGGGGGAGGGGAGCGGTGCCGCCTCCGTCGTGATTGTCGGCGAGGGACCGGGCCGGTTGGAGGACGCGACCGGCAGGCCTTTCGTCGGGCGGGCGGGACGGTTGCTCGATGAATTGTTGCGGCAGGCCGGGCTGGCCCGAGCCGACGTGTACATCACGAACGTGATCAAAGACCGCGCGGCAACGGCAACCACACCGCCCCGCGACCGGCCGCCGTCGTCTGCTGAGGTCGCGGCGTGCCTGCCTTGGTTGCGCGCGCAACTCGACGTGCTCCGTCCTCGAGTCGTCGTCACGCTCGGTCGCCACTCCCTCGCGGCGCTGCTTCCCGGTGCCCAGATCGGGGAGGTCCATGGCCGTCCGCAACGGTTGGGAAGCCGCACCGTGCTGCCACTGTACCATCCGTCGTACGCGCTCCACAATCCGGCGGTGCGCCCGCTCTTGTTCCGCGATATTCGCGTGCTCGGAAGGCTCGTGCGCGGCCTCGGGAGGGAGGGCGAATGACTCCCGGGACGCTGCGTGTGCGCGCGGGCGCGTCCGATGCCCGCCCAGGACGTACTTCGTTCCGATCGGAGTCTGCCTGATGTCCCCCGATCAGCCAGCGCGACGCACAGGGAACGTAGAGCCGGGTGGTGCGGCGGGAGGCCGTTCCCGCCGCCGCCGCGGCCGGCCGCGGTCCCAACCGGCGGTCCCGCGTCCGACCGCGCCCGGGATCCAGTTGATCCCGCTCGGCGGGCTCGGAGAAATCGGGAAGAACAGCACGGTCCTCCGTATGGGCGGGGACATGCTCGTGGTGGACGCCGGGCTCGCGTTCCCGGACGAGGAGATGCTGGGGATCGATCTGGTGATCCCCGACTATCGGTTTCTGGCGTCCGGTGGGACGCTGCACGGAATCGTGCTCACGCACGGGCACGAGGACCATGTCGGCAGTCTGCCCTATCTCCTTCAAGCACGGGCGGCGCCCGTCTACGGGACGCCCTTGACCCTAGGGCTCGCCCGCCGACGCGTGGACGAGATGCCGCACGCACCGAAAATGCAAGCGGTACCCGTGGACGCGCGGCACCCGATCCAGGTCGGGCCGTTCGAGGTCGAGTTGGTGCACGTCAATCACAACATCCCGCAATCGTGCGCCGTCGTCGTCCGGACGACCGCCGGCGTGGTCGTCTGGACCGGCGACTTTAAGTTCGATCCGACATCGATCGACGGGCACCCGACCGACTTCTCGCGGCTCGCGGAAATCGGCGAGGCTGGCGTGCTGGCGTTGCTGATGGACTCGACCAACGTGGAGCGTCCAGGCTACGCACCGTCCGAACGGACCGTGGGCGCGGCCCTCGACGAGATTTTCGGTCGCGTGCCCGGGCGTGTGCTCGTGACCACGTTCGCGAGCAACGTCCATCGCATCCAGCAGGTCCTGTCGACCGCGGCGCGGCACGACCGCAAAGTGGCGCTGGCCGGGCGCAGCATGGTGGACACCGTGGCGATTGCCATGGAATTGGGCGCGCTCCAAGCTCCCCGTGGCACACTCATCCCGCTCGAGCAGGTTCGAGGTCTGAGCGACCGCCACGTCACCATCCTGACGACCGGCAGCCAGGGTGAACCTCTCTCGGCGCTCACCCGGATGGCGATGGGCCAACACCGTACGGTGACGATCAAGGCGGGCGACACGGTGATCCTGTCCGCGTCACCGATCCCCGGTAACGAGGGGATGGTCGCCCGTACGATCAACCACCTGTACCGGCAGGGGGCAGAGGTGATTCATGGGGCCGCCGTGCACGCTTCGGGGCACGCCTGCCAGGAGGAGTTGAAGCTCATGCTCACCTTCCTGCGGCCGCGGTTCTTCGTCCCGGTCCACGGAGAGTACCGGCACCTCGTACTCAATCGGCGGCTGGCGGCCTCGGTTGGCTTGCCGGAGGAGCGCAGCCTCCTCGCGGAGAATGGACAGATTATCGAGGTGTCGGCCGGCCGGATCACGCATGCCGGTACGGTGGACGCCGGCGAGGTGTTGGTGGACGGGCTCGGCGGTGTCGGTGCGGTGGTGTTGCGGGACCGCCGTCAGCTCGCCCGAGACGGAATGCTGATCGCGCTCGTAGCCCTGGATCGGCAGTCCGGGGAGCTCGTGATGGAGCCGGACATCGTGTCGCGCGGGTTCGTCTACATGCGCGAGTCCGGCGACCTGATCGACGAGGCGAAAAAGCGCATAAAAGACGCCGTCGCCCGGTGCCGGCAGCGAGGCACGCCGGACTGGGGCGCGGTGAGAACGGCGATACGGGAGGCCCTGGGAAGATACCTGTTTGAGCAAACGCGGCGTCAGCCCATGATCCTACCTATGCTCGTGGAAGTATGATCGCAGCAACCATCGTGCGCGCACCGGATTCGACCGCACGAGGAGACGGACCAACGATCACGGAACCGGATCGCACAACAGGAGGCCGCACGTGGCCAAGCGGAAGGCATCCCGAGGCAGGTTTCCCCAGGCCGTAGGGGCGGCGCTGATCGCGCTCGCGACCCTGATTGGCGTAAGCCTCGTTCCCGAGCAGACCGCGTTGGCTCCCCGGTGGATCGCTGCCCGTCTCGGCCAGGGTTTTGGGGTCGCGGTGGGGTGGGTCCCGGTGTTCCTGGCGCTCGTGGGGCTCATCTTTTTCGTCCGCCGCCAGTTCCGTCTCAGTTCCCGCCTCTACGGGATCCTGCTCGGCTACCTCGTCGCCCTCGTCGCGTTGCACCTGCGGTATCCGGCAGGCGAAGAGTGGACGGCCGCATTGGGCCGGAAGGGCGGGGGCTATGTGGGTGCGGGCCTCGAGGTCATCCTCAGACGGGCCGTCGGGGAGCCAGGGCTGTGGACCGTTACCGCCCTGGGCGCCGGGCTCGCTGCGATGCTGACCTCCGGCACGTCGTTCACGGACGTGTCGCGTGTCGTGTGGCGGGTGATCGGTGCGCTCGCAGCCTGGGCCTCGGCCGCGCTTCGAGGGCTCGGGGCGTGGCTCGCGGGACTGTGCGTGGCGGCGGGCCGGAGCGGGGGGCCGGCGTTGCGGCACGCACTCGAGGCGGGCGTGCGGACGGCGGGGGCGGCGCTCGCGCGTCTGGGCCGCCGCACGCGCGGGGCGATCCCGGCGTGGCGGCACGTGCACGCAGGATCATCCGGTCTCGATCCGTTGCTCGCCTCGGCGGGAGGTGCGTCCGTCGCGACGTCCCGCCGCGGCTTCGGCACCGCGTCGCACGACGGTGTTCGGCAGGATCTGCCAATATATCCGGATGACGGCGACGTGGTATTTGCCGCAGACGCGGGCGGCGTGGATCGGGGCGAGTCGCTGGATCCGGAGGCATCCCCGGAACGCGGCAATGCGCCTGACGTACAGGCGGGCGGGGCGGCTACGGAGGAGGCCGGTCCGGGCGGGGACGCCGGGACCACGCCGGACGGCGCGTTGCCAGCGGGACGGGCGTCCACCGGCGGCGGCACGCGGAGGCGGAAGGCTGCGGTCGCGCAAGAGGCGCTGCCGTTTCCGACGCAGTCCCCGCGAGCGTACACGCTGCCTGACCTGTCACTGCTCGACGCGTTCCCGTCGGGCAAGGGCCGGATCGGGAAGGTCGATCCGGAGGAGGTTGCGCGCAGCCTGGAGCGTACGCTCGGGAGCTTTGGGGTCGACGCGCGGGTGGTGCGCTGGGAGATGGGACCGGTCGTGACGCGCTACGAACTGCAGCCCGCGCCCGGCGTGAAAGTGCAGAAGATCA
The bacterium genome window above contains:
- a CDS encoding uracil-DNA glycosylase, whose amino-acid sequence is MRRCRRCPLWRTRTRAVPGEGSGAASVVIVGEGPGRLEDATGRPFVGRAGRLLDELLRQAGLARADVYITNVIKDRAATATTPPRDRPPSSAEVAACLPWLRAQLDVLRPRVVVTLGRHSLAALLPGAQIGEVHGRPQRLGSRTVLPLYHPSYALHNPAVRPLLFRDIRVLGRLVRGLGREGE
- a CDS encoding ribonuclease J, producing MSPDQPARRTGNVEPGGAAGGRSRRRRGRPRSQPAVPRPTAPGIQLIPLGGLGEIGKNSTVLRMGGDMLVVDAGLAFPDEEMLGIDLVIPDYRFLASGGTLHGIVLTHGHEDHVGSLPYLLQARAAPVYGTPLTLGLARRRVDEMPHAPKMQAVPVDARHPIQVGPFEVELVHVNHNIPQSCAVVVRTTAGVVVWTGDFKFDPTSIDGHPTDFSRLAEIGEAGVLALLMDSTNVERPGYAPSERTVGAALDEIFGRVPGRVLVTTFASNVHRIQQVLSTAARHDRKVALAGRSMVDTVAIAMELGALQAPRGTLIPLEQVRGLSDRHVTILTTGSQGEPLSALTRMAMGQHRTVTIKAGDTVILSASPIPGNEGMVARTINHLYRQGAEVIHGAAVHASGHACQEELKLMLTFLRPRFFVPVHGEYRHLVLNRRLAASVGLPEERSLLAENGQIIEVSAGRITHAGTVDAGEVLVDGLGGVGAVVLRDRRQLARDGMLIALVALDRQSGELVMEPDIVSRGFVYMRESGDLIDEAKKRIKDAVARCRQRGTPDWGAVRTAIREALGRYLFEQTRRQPMILPMLVEV
- a CDS encoding DNA translocase FtsK 4TM domain-containing protein: MAKRKASRGRFPQAVGAALIALATLIGVSLVPEQTALAPRWIAARLGQGFGVAVGWVPVFLALVGLIFFVRRQFRLSSRLYGILLGYLVALVALHLRYPAGEEWTAALGRKGGGYVGAGLEVILRRAVGEPGLWTVTALGAGLAAMLTSGTSFTDVSRVVWRVIGALAAWASAALRGLGAWLAGLCVAAGRSGGPALRHALEAGVRTAGAALARLGRRTRGAIPAWRHVHAGSSGLDPLLASAGGASVATSRRGFGTASHDGVRQDLPIYPDDGDVVFAADAGGVDRGESLDPEASPERGNAPDVQAGGAATEEAGPGGDAGTTPDGALPAGRASTGGGTRRRKAAVAQEALPFPTQSPRAYTLPDLSLLDAFPSGKGRIGKVDPEEVARSLERTLGSFGVDARVVRWEMGPVVTRYELQPAPGVKVQKITSLQNDIALALAASSVRLEAPIPGKSAVGVELPNERASLVHLREVVASEEFRSARSPLMVAIGKGTAGAPVVTDLVTMPHLLIAGATGAGKSVMLNSMIASILFRSTPERVRFLMIDPKRVELTNYNGIPHLLSPVVTGPREAAAKLRWAIQEMESRYEMFAKDGVRNIQAFNAAHPDRPLAYILIIIDELADLMMVAPADFEEIICRLAQMTRAT
- the dapA gene encoding 4-hydroxy-tetrahydrodipicolinate synthase; translated protein: MVEFGRVITAMVTPMDRNLAVDYDKAAALAKRLLDNGSDGLVVCGTTGESPTLTDDEKVRLFRTVKETVGSRAAVIAGTGTYNTAHSMHLTHEAERVGCDGVLLVNPYYNKPSQEGLYQHFKAVADSTRLPVMLYNIQGRTSINCEPTTIARLAQVRNIVAVKEASGSLDQMSQIRKLTPPAFKLYSGDDSLTLPLLAVGGVGIVSVAAHIAGREIREMIDAFFAGNVGRATELHLRLLPLFKVLFITSNPTPVKAALALTGFDAGGLRLPLIEATAAERDQIAAVLRQLALTPVAA